Proteins co-encoded in one Longimicrobium sp. genomic window:
- the guaA gene encoding glutamine-hydrolyzing GMP synthase — MDPNRILIIDYGSQFTQLIARRIREERVYCEIHPPTRPLDWIREWAPKGIVLSGGPSSVYDSDGPTADPGLLRMGIPVLGVCYGMQLIAHLEGGVVEHGKREYGRQQVEVREASGIFDGFEVGERTQAWMSHGDHIVQPPPGFHLLASSEGIPWTAFAADDRPIYGVQFHLEVAHTTRGAEIMSNFVFGVCGCQPTWTAGSFIENELRRIRGQVGEAQAVCGLSGGVDSSVAATLVHRAIGDRLTCIFVDTGLLRLGERESVERTFRQHMGIKLEVIDASELFLGRLKDVEEPEEKRKIIGHTFIDVFEEAAARIGHDARFLVQGTLYPDVIESLSVKGPSATIKTHHNVGGLKEDMKFELIEPLRELFKDEVRQVGRELGLPEEMVGRHPFPGPGLAIRVLGAIDCGELDVLRQADAIYLEEIRAAGLYDDIWQAFAVLLPVRSVGVMGDFRTYENVCALRAVTSRDGMTADWYPFPHEVLARISTRIINEVKGINRVVYDVSSKPPATIEWE, encoded by the coding sequence GTGGATCCCAACCGCATCCTCATCATCGACTACGGCTCGCAGTTCACGCAGCTCATCGCGCGGCGGATCCGCGAGGAGCGCGTGTACTGCGAGATCCATCCCCCCACCCGCCCGCTCGACTGGATCCGCGAGTGGGCGCCGAAGGGGATCGTGCTCTCCGGCGGCCCCTCCTCCGTCTACGACAGCGACGGACCCACGGCGGACCCCGGGCTGCTGCGGATGGGCATCCCGGTCCTCGGCGTGTGCTACGGGATGCAGCTGATCGCCCACCTCGAGGGCGGCGTGGTGGAGCACGGCAAGCGCGAGTACGGCCGCCAGCAGGTGGAGGTGCGTGAGGCTAGCGGCATCTTCGACGGCTTCGAGGTGGGCGAGCGCACGCAGGCCTGGATGAGCCACGGCGACCACATCGTGCAGCCGCCGCCCGGCTTCCATCTCCTGGCCAGCAGCGAAGGCATTCCCTGGACGGCGTTCGCGGCCGACGACCGGCCCATCTACGGCGTGCAGTTTCACCTCGAGGTGGCGCACACCACGCGCGGCGCCGAGATCATGTCGAACTTCGTGTTCGGCGTATGCGGGTGCCAGCCCACCTGGACGGCGGGAAGCTTCATCGAGAACGAGCTGCGGCGCATCCGCGGGCAGGTGGGCGAGGCGCAGGCGGTGTGCGGCCTCAGCGGCGGCGTCGATTCCTCCGTCGCGGCGACGCTGGTGCACCGTGCCATCGGCGACCGGCTGACCTGCATCTTCGTCGACACCGGTCTGCTGCGGCTGGGCGAGCGCGAGAGCGTGGAGCGCACCTTCCGCCAGCACATGGGAATCAAGCTCGAGGTGATCGACGCGTCGGAGCTCTTCCTCGGGCGATTGAAGGACGTGGAGGAGCCGGAGGAGAAGCGGAAGATCATCGGCCACACCTTCATCGACGTGTTCGAGGAGGCGGCCGCGCGCATCGGCCACGACGCGCGGTTCCTGGTGCAGGGGACGCTCTATCCCGACGTGATCGAGAGCCTGTCGGTGAAGGGCCCGTCGGCGACCATCAAGACGCACCACAACGTCGGCGGCTTGAAGGAGGACATGAAGTTCGAGCTGATCGAGCCGCTGCGGGAGCTGTTCAAGGACGAGGTGCGGCAGGTGGGCCGCGAGCTGGGGCTGCCGGAGGAGATGGTGGGGCGGCACCCCTTCCCCGGGCCGGGGCTGGCGATCCGCGTCCTCGGCGCCATCGACTGCGGCGAGCTCGACGTGTTGCGCCAGGCCGACGCCATCTACCTAGAGGAGATCCGCGCGGCGGGGCTGTACGACGACATCTGGCAGGCGTTCGCCGTGCTCCTTCCCGTGCGCAGCGTGGGGGTGATGGGGGATTTCAGGACGTACGAGAACGTGTGCGCGCTGCGCGCCGTCACCAGCCGCGACGGGATGACGGCGGACTGGTATCCCTTCCCGCACGAGGTGCTGGCGCGCATCAGCACGCGCATCATCAACGAGGTGAAGGGGATCAACCGCGTGGTCTACGACGTCAGCTCCAAGCCGCCGGCGACCATCGAGTGGGAGTAG
- a CDS encoding VOC family protein, whose amino-acid sequence MEPRISLITLGVDDLARSLAFYRDGLGWTPSSASVEGEVAFFRAGGVVLALYSHASLARDASLPDRRGAWKEFGGIAIAHNVRARDEVDATLELAVRAGGRLLTPAADAEWGGRSGYFADPDGHPWEVAWNPAFPFAEDGSLILP is encoded by the coding sequence ATGGAGCCGCGCATCAGCCTGATCACGCTCGGCGTCGACGACCTGGCGCGCTCGCTGGCCTTCTACCGCGACGGGCTGGGGTGGACGCCGTCGAGCGCGAGCGTGGAGGGGGAGGTGGCGTTCTTCCGCGCGGGCGGCGTGGTGCTCGCCCTGTATTCGCACGCCAGCCTCGCGCGCGACGCGAGCCTCCCGGACCGGCGCGGGGCGTGGAAGGAGTTCGGCGGCATCGCGATCGCCCACAACGTGCGCGCGCGCGACGAGGTCGACGCCACGCTGGAGCTGGCCGTCCGCGCGGGCGGGCGTCTCCTCACCCCCGCCGCGGACGCGGAATGGGGCGGCCGCTCCGGCTACTTCGCCGACCCCGACGGCCACCCGTGGGAGGTGGCCTGGAACCCCGCCTTCCCCTTCGCGGAGGACGGGTCGCTGATCCTGCCGTGA